In Candidatus Lernaella stagnicola, one genomic interval encodes:
- a CDS encoding acyl-CoA dehydratase activase translates to MSDPQHAVYAGVDIGSLSTETILMDDQGDILAQNVLLTGASSVKASQKSYAEALAAAGLTAADVTFCVVTGYGRNKSELADARITEITCHAKGASVLFPGVKTVIDIGGQDSKVIRVNGDGSVADFVMNDKCAAGTGRFLEVMARTLEVDLEELGPLALRSDADVKVSSMCTVFAESEVVSLIGDGVPEPRIAWGVCRSVADRSASLAERVRVTEPVVMTGGVAKNPGVVAALEKRLGIKLVIPDNPQIVGALGAAHLARDRVRKNG, encoded by the coding sequence ATGTCCGATCCACAACATGCCGTGTACGCCGGTGTGGACATCGGTTCGTTGTCCACCGAGACGATACTCATGGATGACCAGGGCGATATCTTGGCCCAGAACGTTCTGTTGACCGGAGCCAGCAGCGTGAAGGCTTCGCAAAAGAGCTATGCCGAGGCGCTGGCCGCCGCCGGTTTAACCGCCGCGGACGTCACGTTCTGCGTCGTGACCGGGTACGGACGCAACAAGTCGGAGTTAGCCGACGCCCGCATCACGGAAATCACGTGTCACGCCAAGGGCGCCTCAGTACTTTTTCCCGGTGTGAAAACCGTCATCGATATCGGCGGGCAGGATTCGAAAGTCATCCGGGTCAACGGGGACGGGTCGGTCGCCGATTTCGTCATGAACGATAAGTGCGCCGCGGGCACCGGGCGTTTTCTGGAGGTGATGGCGCGTACCTTGGAGGTCGACCTAGAGGAACTCGGGCCGCTGGCTCTGCGCTCGGATGCCGACGTGAAAGTCTCCTCGATGTGCACGGTGTTTGCCGAGAGCGAAGTTGTCAGCCTAATCGGCGACGGCGTTCCCGAACCCCGCATCGCTTGGGGCGTGTGCCGCTCGGTCGCCGATCGTTCCGCAAGCCTCGCCGAACGCGTCCGTGTGACCGAGCCGGTCGTGATGACCGGCGGCGTCGCCAAGAACCCGGGCGTAGTCGCGGCGTTGGAAAAACGCCTCGGGATCAAGCTCGTCATTCCCGACAATCCACAAATTGTCGGCGCGCTCGGCGCCGCACATCTCGCACGGGATCGCGTGCGGAAAAACGGATGA
- the acnA gene encoding aconitate hydratase AcnA, which yields MSTENSFNARDILETDAGTYYYYRLMKLADDGIAHLDRMPRTQKIFLESALRSENGVEVTAQDVRTIASYDAQNPQAVIIPFSPARVLMQDFTGVPALVDLAALRSAMARFGKDPQKINPQIPVDLVIDHSVQVDVYNSPEALQTNSDFEFQRNSARYEFLHWGQKAFQNFRCVPPAMGICHQVNLESLGRVTFTRAEEGLEHELAYPDTLVGCDSHTTMINGLGILGWGVGGIEAEAVILGQPYFMVMPEIVGFKLTGALPEGVTATDLVLTITQLLRRKGVVGKIVEFFGAGLSNIGLADRATIANMSPEMGARACYFPVDRETLRYMRNTGRSDGLVALTEAYCKAQGLFRTDDGPEPVFKDVFELDISTVVSSLAGPKRPQDKVALADMKTEFSADLRRPIAERGFALGDDDTTTSAAVAYPDGTAGELKHGDVVIAAITSCTNTSNPYVLIGAGLLAKKAVEKGLTRKPHVKTSLAPGSRVVTYYLDQAGLTPYLEKLGFHTVGYGCTTCIGNSGPLDPHIVDAIEKGDLVAAAVLSGNRNFEGRINPHTQANYLASPILCVAYAIAGTVLTDLTSEPIGVDSEGRDVFLRDIWPSKAEIEEHIAKAQEPESYRKVYGEIYDANEIWNGIPSTDEPVYPWSDESTYIQEPPFFVDMKLETVPIEPIIGARCLVKVGDSVTTDHISPAGAIPADMPAGRYLIERGVEVKDFNSFGSRRGNDRVMTRGTFGNIRMRNQMAPDTEGGWTTHLLSGEVMTIYDAAMKYQADGVPLVVLAGKDYGMGSSRDWAAKGTKLLGGKAVIAVSFEIIHRANLVGMGVLPLQFKPGESADALGLTGRETFTIHVDDNLTAGQDVVVDYQREDGSTGSFHTTCRIDSPVEVEYYRHGGVLDMALRRMIGE from the coding sequence ATGTCAACCGAGAACAGCTTCAACGCCCGCGATATCTTAGAAACCGACGCGGGCACTTACTATTACTACCGCCTCATGAAGCTTGCCGACGACGGCATTGCACACCTGGATCGCATGCCGCGCACGCAAAAAATCTTCCTGGAATCGGCACTGCGCAGCGAAAACGGCGTTGAGGTAACGGCCCAAGACGTTCGCACGATCGCCAGTTACGACGCCCAAAACCCGCAGGCAGTCATCATCCCGTTCAGCCCGGCGCGGGTACTGATGCAGGACTTCACCGGCGTACCCGCGCTTGTGGACCTCGCGGCGTTACGCAGCGCGATGGCGCGCTTCGGCAAGGATCCGCAGAAGATCAATCCGCAAATCCCCGTCGACCTCGTGATCGACCACAGCGTGCAAGTGGACGTTTACAACAGCCCCGAGGCGCTCCAGACCAACTCCGATTTCGAGTTCCAGCGCAATAGTGCCCGTTACGAGTTTCTGCACTGGGGGCAAAAGGCGTTTCAAAACTTCCGCTGCGTGCCGCCCGCCATGGGAATTTGCCACCAGGTGAATCTCGAGTCGCTCGGCCGCGTCACGTTCACTCGCGCCGAAGAAGGCCTCGAACACGAACTGGCCTACCCCGACACGCTCGTGGGTTGCGACAGCCACACGACAATGATCAACGGCCTCGGCATCCTGGGGTGGGGTGTGGGAGGCATCGAGGCCGAAGCGGTTATCCTCGGCCAGCCCTACTTCATGGTCATGCCGGAAATTGTCGGCTTCAAGCTGACCGGAGCGCTGCCCGAAGGCGTCACGGCGACCGATCTCGTGCTGACGATTACCCAGCTTCTGCGCCGGAAAGGCGTCGTGGGGAAAATCGTCGAGTTCTTCGGCGCCGGGCTCTCGAACATCGGTCTGGCCGACCGCGCCACGATCGCCAATATGTCGCCGGAGATGGGGGCGCGCGCCTGCTACTTCCCGGTAGACCGGGAGACGCTGCGCTATATGCGCAACACCGGCCGCTCGGACGGGCTGGTGGCGCTGACTGAAGCGTATTGCAAAGCGCAGGGATTGTTCCGCACCGACGATGGTCCCGAGCCAGTGTTCAAGGACGTTTTTGAACTCGACATCAGCACCGTTGTCTCGTCTCTTGCCGGCCCCAAACGGCCGCAGGACAAAGTTGCGCTGGCCGACATGAAGACCGAGTTCAGCGCTGATTTGCGGCGTCCGATTGCCGAGCGCGGCTTCGCCCTGGGCGACGACGACACGACAACCAGCGCGGCCGTCGCCTATCCGGACGGCACCGCCGGCGAATTGAAACACGGCGACGTGGTTATCGCCGCGATCACAAGCTGCACGAACACCAGCAATCCCTACGTACTGATCGGCGCCGGATTGTTGGCGAAAAAAGCTGTCGAGAAAGGCCTGACCCGTAAACCCCACGTCAAAACCAGCCTGGCGCCCGGCTCGCGCGTGGTCACCTACTATTTAGACCAGGCCGGCCTAACCCCCTATCTGGAAAAGCTTGGCTTTCACACCGTGGGCTACGGCTGCACGACGTGCATCGGCAACAGCGGGCCACTCGACCCGCACATCGTCGACGCGATCGAAAAAGGCGACTTGGTTGCCGCGGCGGTCCTATCCGGTAATCGCAATTTCGAAGGGCGCATCAATCCGCACACCCAGGCGAACTACCTCGCCTCGCCGATCTTATGCGTAGCCTACGCCATCGCCGGTACGGTGCTTACAGACCTGACCAGCGAACCCATCGGCGTCGACTCCGAAGGCCGCGACGTCTTCCTGCGCGATATCTGGCCCTCCAAGGCGGAAATCGAGGAGCACATCGCCAAGGCGCAGGAGCCTGAGTCGTATCGGAAAGTCTACGGTGAAATCTACGACGCCAATGAAATATGGAACGGCATTCCCTCGACCGACGAGCCGGTTTACCCGTGGTCGGATGAAAGCACTTACATCCAGGAGCCGCCCTTCTTCGTCGACATGAAGCTGGAAACCGTGCCCATCGAACCGATCATCGGCGCCCGCTGCCTGGTCAAGGTCGGCGACAGCGTCACGACGGACCATATCAGCCCCGCCGGCGCGATACCCGCGGACATGCCCGCCGGGCGCTATTTGATCGAGCGTGGAGTCGAGGTCAAAGACTTCAATTCCTTTGGTAGCCGCCGCGGCAACGATCGCGTTATGACACGCGGCACCTTCGGCAACATTCGCATGCGCAATCAAATGGCCCCCGATACCGAAGGCGGTTGGACGACGCACCTGCTTTCAGGCGAGGTGATGACGATTTACGACGCGGCGATGAAGTACCAAGCCGACGGCGTGCCGCTGGTTGTGCTGGCCGGTAAGGACTACGGCATGGGCTCCAGTCGCGACTGGGCCGCCAAGGGCACGAAGCTGCTGGGCGGCAAGGCCGTCATCGCCGTATCCTTTGAAATTATCCACCGCGCCAACTTGGTGGGTATGGGCGTGCTTCCGCTGCAATTCAAGCCGGGTGAAAGCGCCGACGCCCTGGGGCTTACGGGTCGGGAAACATTCACCATTCACGTTGACGATAACCTCACCGCGGGCCAGGACGTCGTGGTGGATTATCAGCGCGAGGACGGTAGCACGGGCAGCTTCCACACGACGTGCCGCATCGATTCGCCGGTGGAAGTCGAATACTACCGGCACGGCGGCGTGCTCGACATGGCGCTGCGACGCATGATCGGCGAGTAA
- a CDS encoding folylpolyglutamate synthase/dihydrofolate synthase family protein codes for MNEAYRQRVERLFDLQRFGIKLGLKNIARLLRDLGDPRPGKRVVIVGGTNGKGSTSAMLASIGQAAGLKTGLFTSPHLVSFTERIQINGERIKPTDVVELADHLWDTLEPYRVAGEPEPITFFEMLTAMAALYFSRQNVDLAIMEVGLGGRLDATNALPRDLVVLTDIYLDHQQYLGDTIDAIARDKASLLRTGVPAIATGGADGAIEPIVEVAAEVGAPLQVMVRDFQEDRSQRTKSIPQWSNGRYVLHDLPVPLAGGDIQFRNTSAAIAAAVTLGIHDEDTIRRGLAATRWPGRAELFDGPPRWFLDCAHNPAGATMLLHEWPAADRVVWLFAGMKDKDLAGIAATLAPHVSSVVCTELPMPRAATAEDLAAHVRPYNENVTVVTDPDAAMSAAADAAGPTGLAMAAGSIFLVGHVRGRLTGETGP; via the coding sequence ATGAATGAGGCCTATCGCCAACGGGTGGAACGCTTGTTCGACCTGCAGCGCTTTGGGATCAAACTCGGGCTGAAGAACATCGCCCGGCTGTTGCGCGACCTGGGCGATCCCCGGCCGGGCAAGCGTGTCGTCATCGTCGGCGGCACCAACGGCAAGGGCTCGACGAGCGCCATGCTGGCTTCCATCGGCCAAGCGGCGGGGCTGAAAACGGGACTTTTCACGAGTCCTCACTTGGTGAGCTTCACGGAGCGGATTCAGATAAATGGCGAACGTATCAAGCCGACGGACGTCGTCGAGTTGGCCGATCACCTGTGGGACACGCTGGAACCCTATCGCGTCGCAGGTGAACCGGAGCCGATCACATTTTTCGAAATGCTTACCGCGATGGCGGCGTTGTATTTTTCGCGCCAAAACGTGGACCTGGCGATCATGGAAGTGGGCCTGGGCGGGCGGCTTGACGCCACCAACGCCTTACCGCGCGACCTGGTTGTGTTGACCGACATCTACCTCGATCACCAGCAGTACTTGGGCGATACGATCGACGCTATCGCCCGCGACAAGGCATCGCTCTTGCGCACGGGCGTTCCGGCCATTGCGACCGGCGGAGCCGACGGCGCGATCGAACCGATCGTCGAAGTCGCCGCCGAAGTCGGGGCGCCGCTGCAGGTCATGGTTCGCGATTTCCAGGAAGACCGCTCTCAGCGAACGAAATCGATTCCCCAGTGGTCCAACGGGCGCTACGTTCTGCACGACTTGCCCGTTCCGCTGGCCGGGGGCGACATTCAATTTCGCAATACCAGCGCCGCGATTGCCGCCGCCGTTACACTGGGGATTCACGACGAAGATACAATTCGACGCGGCCTGGCGGCGACGCGCTGGCCCGGTCGCGCCGAGCTGTTCGACGGTCCGCCCCGTTGGTTTCTCGATTGCGCGCACAATCCCGCCGGCGCGACGATGCTGCTTCATGAATGGCCCGCGGCGGATCGGGTCGTGTGGCTTTTTGCAGGCATGAAAGACAAGGACCTGGCCGGCATCGCCGCGACGCTGGCTCCACACGTTTCTTCCGTGGTATGTACCGAACTACCGATGCCACGCGCGGCGACCGCCGAGGATTTGGCGGCGCATGTGCGTCCGTACAACGAAAACGTGACCGTCGTGACCGATCCCGACGCCGCCATGAGCGCGGCCGCCGACGCGGCCGGGCCGACTGGGCTCGCCATGGCGGCAGGGAGCATTTTTCTCGTCGGTCACGTGCGAGGGAGACTCACGGGCGAAACCGGTCCATGA
- a CDS encoding 2-oxoacid:acceptor oxidoreductase subunit alpha produces the protein MANLNVVIAGAAGQGVQSAAAIFGRLCLRQGLHLFTTQDYQSRVRGGHNFMRIRISDEPLGASVRLIDYLVALNEESIRIHLYDLRPEAITLCMEQDAEGFNDPRLRPLPNDAGPAKADNPRFVGVKLLAMLIEMIGFDRRNLTDAVDIQLGKRIKPEVLQLNFDAAQACADLVSDEDRHELPFALHPETQRMFVDGHEALALGMVAGGIGVYAGYPMSPSTSLMTALASFSREMGVVVEQVEDEVAAINVACGAAFAGARAAVGTSGAGISLMSETIGLAGISETPVVILDAQRPGPSTGMATRTEQADLMQVVFASQGEFPRAVIAPADHEDAFYMGAEAFNIAERWQIPVFIMTDQAFADSQSTVEEFDPSRVTIDRGPVAEEPAAPGTLMPRYAVTDSGVSPRAYPVLSEWIIQQDSHEHTEIGHLSDNIDNRITQFQKRMRKHDGIAAEFPGPEIVGDPEEALFLCWGSTCGPLLEAAALMRKEGHRLGVAVFRHLYPMNRKAVRRALAPAERLYTVEMNFTGQLGKLLLLECGIATTAHIGKIDGRLFTVKEILFRLREVI, from the coding sequence ATGGCTAATCTAAACGTGGTAATCGCCGGTGCAGCGGGACAGGGCGTACAATCCGCCGCCGCCATCTTTGGCCGCCTCTGCCTCCGCCAAGGACTCCACCTCTTCACGACGCAGGACTACCAATCGCGCGTGCGCGGCGGGCACAACTTCATGCGCATTCGTATTTCCGACGAGCCACTCGGGGCCTCAGTGCGACTAATCGATTATCTGGTCGCGCTCAACGAAGAGAGCATCCGGATCCATTTGTATGACCTGCGTCCCGAGGCGATTACGTTGTGCATGGAGCAGGACGCCGAGGGTTTTAACGACCCACGCCTGCGCCCGCTACCCAACGACGCCGGCCCGGCCAAAGCCGACAACCCGCGTTTCGTGGGCGTCAAGTTGCTAGCGATGTTGATCGAGATGATCGGCTTCGACCGCCGGAACTTGACCGACGCCGTGGACATCCAACTCGGGAAACGGATCAAGCCGGAAGTCCTGCAATTGAACTTCGATGCCGCGCAGGCTTGCGCCGACCTGGTCAGTGATGAGGATCGCCACGAACTGCCCTTCGCCCTGCATCCGGAAACACAACGGATGTTTGTCGACGGCCACGAAGCGCTGGCGCTTGGCATGGTCGCGGGCGGCATCGGCGTCTACGCCGGCTACCCGATGAGCCCCTCCACTTCCTTGATGACCGCCCTCGCCTCGTTTTCCCGGGAGATGGGCGTTGTGGTCGAACAAGTCGAAGACGAAGTCGCCGCGATCAACGTGGCATGTGGAGCGGCGTTCGCCGGCGCCCGGGCGGCAGTCGGCACCTCCGGCGCGGGAATTTCACTCATGTCCGAGACGATTGGCCTGGCGGGCATCTCCGAAACGCCGGTCGTGATTCTTGACGCGCAGCGGCCGGGCCCTTCCACTGGCATGGCCACGCGCACCGAACAGGCGGACTTGATGCAGGTCGTGTTCGCGTCACAGGGCGAATTTCCGCGCGCGGTGATCGCTCCCGCCGACCACGAAGACGCCTTCTACATGGGCGCCGAGGCCTTCAACATCGCCGAGCGCTGGCAGATCCCCGTATTCATCATGACCGACCAGGCGTTTGCCGATTCGCAAAGCACCGTCGAGGAATTCGACCCGAGCCGAGTAACGATCGACCGCGGACCCGTCGCCGAGGAACCCGCCGCACCGGGCACCCTCATGCCGCGCTACGCCGTTACCGATTCCGGCGTCTCGCCCCGCGCCTATCCCGTGCTTTCCGAGTGGATCATTCAGCAGGACAGCCACGAACACACGGAGATCGGCCACCTGAGCGATAACATCGACAATCGCATCACCCAGTTCCAGAAACGGATGCGCAAGCACGACGGCATTGCCGCGGAGTTCCCGGGCCCCGAGATCGTCGGCGATCCCGAGGAGGCGCTGTTTCTGTGCTGGGGCTCGACATGCGGGCCGCTGCTGGAAGCGGCCGCACTGATGCGAAAAGAAGGACATCGGTTGGGCGTGGCGGTATTTCGCCACCTTTACCCGATGAACCGCAAAGCGGTACGCCGCGCCCTCGCGCCCGCCGAGCGGCTATACACGGTCGAGATGAACTTCACCGGCCAACTCGGCAAATTGCTGTTGCTGGAATGCGGTATCGCTACTACCGCGCATATCGGCAAGATCGACGGCCGGCTGTTTACGGTAAAAGAAATACTCTTTCGCCTGCGGGAGGTGATCTAA